One Prolixibacteraceae bacterium DNA segment encodes these proteins:
- a CDS encoding SusD/RagB family nutrient-binding outer membrane lipoprotein has protein sequence MIRTIKYTAIASLLFFASCSEKLTETNENPNAPTTVPTPSLLINAQYRLVDDIRDEWYSGRQALLWSQYWSQANYTEEDRYQYRENSNASSFKVIYSDLMDLKTIIELNTDPATKDKMSAYGNNDNQIAVARILKSWTFMLLTETYGPIPYESHGSNDPTFQALQAKEGIVNPVYADPKDIYVDILKELRESADMIKESEVAFTEGDNIYQGDASKWKKLANSLILRGAMRIRDAAPDIAEAAILAAKDGFMTSDADNALFHNESTAANASPFYKAYAVNNRTDFTMAKPFMDLLRGDTGPFAGTVDPRIYYFAAPLDATATAAAGPAISKGDYLPKATDVLGAGTYSVDNYIGMPYGLESEYTSKIGATKVSLPNAPMQATFGNPFMDYAEVCFLLSEYNGWSQPEYVEGVKASMRRWGVQETAINSYVATLPAANEENVLTQKYIALYMQPYNAWAEYRRTGFPKTMVLPGEVSFVDTEGIISADNIGKSYYFESLVSDVEDDLPARVKFANDEPLLNPSGYNSGVEELGGEGSDKMSTKLWWDLN, from the coding sequence ATGATTAGAACAATTAAATATACAGCGATTGCGTCCTTGCTATTTTTTGCAAGTTGTTCGGAGAAGCTGACAGAAACAAATGAGAACCCTAATGCTCCTACTACGGTTCCAACCCCAAGTTTACTTATTAATGCACAATACCGTTTGGTAGATGACATTAGAGATGAGTGGTATTCAGGACGTCAAGCTTTGCTTTGGTCTCAATACTGGTCACAAGCAAACTATACAGAGGAAGATCGTTACCAATATCGTGAGAACTCTAATGCAAGTTCATTCAAAGTAATCTATTCTGATCTGATGGATTTGAAAACGATTATTGAGTTGAACACAGATCCTGCTACTAAAGATAAAATGTCTGCTTATGGTAACAATGACAACCAGATTGCTGTAGCACGTATCTTGAAGTCATGGACTTTTATGTTGTTAACCGAGACTTATGGTCCAATTCCATATGAGTCACATGGATCTAATGATCCGACTTTCCAGGCACTTCAAGCAAAAGAGGGAATTGTTAACCCTGTATATGCAGACCCTAAAGATATATATGTAGATATCTTGAAAGAGTTGCGTGAATCGGCTGATATGATTAAAGAATCTGAAGTTGCATTTACTGAAGGGGATAATATCTACCAAGGAGATGCTTCTAAATGGAAAAAATTAGCCAACTCTCTTATTTTAAGAGGAGCGATGCGTATTCGTGATGCGGCACCTGATATTGCTGAGGCAGCAATCCTTGCTGCAAAAGATGGATTTATGACAAGTGATGCAGATAATGCACTTTTCCATAATGAGTCTACTGCTGCAAATGCGTCACCATTCTATAAAGCATATGCTGTAAATAATCGTACTGACTTTACTATGGCAAAACCTTTTATGGATCTTCTTAGAGGAGATACTGGACCATTCGCTGGTACTGTAGATCCACGTATCTACTACTTTGCTGCACCTCTAGATGCTACAGCTACAGCTGCTGCTGGGCCTGCAATTTCTAAAGGGGATTACCTTCCAAAGGCAACTGATGTTTTAGGAGCAGGGACTTATAGTGTTGATAACTATATTGGTATGCCTTACGGTTTGGAGAGTGAATATACTTCAAAGATTGGAGCAACTAAAGTTTCTCTTCCAAATGCACCAATGCAAGCAACTTTTGGAAACCCATTTATGGATTATGCAGAGGTATGCTTCTTACTTTCGGAGTATAATGGATGGAGTCAACCTGAGTATGTTGAAGGTGTAAAGGCTTCAATGCGTCGTTGGGGAGTGCAAGAGACTGCTATCAATAGCTATGTTGCTACGCTTCCTGCTGCGAATGAAGAGAATGTACTTACACAAAAGTACATTGCACTATATATGCAACCATATAATGCATGGGCAGAGTATCGTAGAACTGGTTTTCCTAAAACAATGGTTCTTCCTGGAGAAGTGAGTTTTGTGGATACTGAGGGCATTATTAGTGCCGATAATATTGGAAAATCATACTATTTCGAATCTCTTGTTTCAGATGTAGAGGATGATCTTCCTGCTCGTGTTAAATTTGCTAACGACGAGCCTCTTCTTAATCCTTCAGGTTATAACTCTGGAGTAGAAGAGTTAGGTGGTGAAGGGTCAGATAAGATGAGCACCAAGTTATGGTGGGACCTTAACTAG
- a CDS encoding transglutaminase-like domain-containing protein, translating into MKRYLSLLLVISSMVSFTSCDSYNKFPEKYRTTLDKAISASGNNKTEIQKALKAVPDNQSEAMAYLVSYMPQMDLDNIKADYLLKNVDLAYQSKNKYSWSKEIPDSIFFNDVVPYASINEHRDDWRKDFMDRFSKYVTPSMTMKEAIYAVNKNAKAELGVEYNTNRWKPDQSPYESMQQSRATCTGLTILLVDAFRSVGIPARFSGTYNWFDDRGNHSWVEVWMDGRWYFTEYYFDDLDKGWFLSDAGKANPNEYNHAIFATSWKPRKDHFPAVWDENIKWIHAENVTERYIEVYQKSIDGQPLKEGEVMLRVVLLKAMACSDQSDARVSRQINLYHKGKIINSGQSPDSYDDLNNFLKFKVKAGQTYNFSFPGVNGEPKTFKYITTNDKDQMVRLYQSK; encoded by the coding sequence ATGAAAAGATATCTCTCTCTATTACTTGTTATCTCAAGTATGGTTTCATTTACTAGTTGTGATTCTTACAACAAGTTTCCTGAAAAATATCGTACTACTTTAGATAAAGCTATTTCTGCATCAGGAAATAATAAGACTGAAATTCAAAAAGCATTAAAAGCAGTTCCTGATAACCAAAGTGAAGCCATGGCGTATTTGGTTTCTTATATGCCACAAATGGATTTAGATAATATTAAAGCGGACTATCTACTTAAAAATGTTGATTTGGCTTATCAGTCTAAAAATAAATATAGTTGGTCTAAAGAGATCCCTGATTCTATTTTCTTTAATGATGTTGTTCCTTATGCTTCTATCAATGAACATAGAGACGATTGGCGAAAGGACTTTATGGATCGTTTCTCTAAATATGTAACTCCCTCGATGACAATGAAAGAGGCAATTTATGCTGTGAACAAAAATGCCAAAGCTGAACTAGGAGTTGAATATAATACGAATAGATGGAAACCGGATCAAAGTCCTTATGAATCAATGCAGCAAAGTCGTGCCACTTGTACGGGTTTAACTATTTTATTGGTTGATGCTTTTCGTTCAGTTGGTATTCCAGCGAGATTTTCTGGAACATATAATTGGTTTGATGATCGTGGAAATCACAGTTGGGTTGAAGTATGGATGGATGGACGTTGGTACTTTACCGAATATTATTTTGATGATCTTGATAAAGGTTGGTTCCTATCCGACGCAGGAAAGGCAAACCCAAATGAATACAATCATGCTATTTTTGCGACCTCATGGAAGCCTCGTAAAGATCATTTTCCTGCTGTGTGGGATGAGAATATTAAATGGATCCATGCAGAAAATGTAACTGAACGTTATATTGAAGTATATCAAAAATCTATTGATGGTCAGCCACTAAAAGAAGGTGAAGTTATGTTACGAGTTGTATTGCTAAAAGCAATGGCATGTTCAGATCAGAGTGATGCACGTGTTTCAAGGCAAATTAATCTATATCACAAAGGAAAAATCATAAACTCAGGTCAGTCTCCTGATTCATATGATGACTTGAATAACTTTTTGAAGTTTAAAGTTAAAGCGGGACAGACTTATAATTTTTCTTTCCCAGGAGTTAATGGAGAGCCTAAAACATTTAAATATATTACGACAAACGATAAAGACCAAATGGTTAGACTTTATCAATCTAAATAG
- a CDS encoding amidohydrolase: MQDLNHQIKAYALEYFDEVREIRRHIHKNPELSFEEHKTAQFVQDKLNELNISFTSGHVKTGVVGHITGKVPGKGKTVALRADMDALPIQESNSSSYCSINDGVMHACGHDVHTASLLGAAKIIKQLEDSFSGTIVLIFQPGEEEHPGGAKLLLEEGVLQKFSPDIILGQHVLPEMEVGHVGFRSGMYMASGDEIHFKVKGKGGHGALPHKITDTVLTTAHVITSLQQIVSRNAPATIPTVLSFGKVIADGATNIIPNEVTVAGTFRTMDETWRAEAKRRMVEIGNGVASSMGAKIEMDIKHGYPVLHNDEKVTQRAKQYATELLGEVNVEEMDLRMTCEDFAYYSLSYPVCFMRFGVRAKGEEPKGGLHTPKFDIDENALKTSMANLAYLAIRFINE, translated from the coding sequence ATGCAAGACCTTAATCATCAGATAAAAGCGTATGCTTTAGAATATTTTGACGAAGTAAGAGAGATCCGTCGTCACATACATAAAAACCCAGAACTCTCTTTTGAAGAGCATAAAACAGCACAATTTGTACAAGACAAGTTAAATGAATTAAATATTTCTTTTACAAGTGGTCATGTAAAAACAGGAGTTGTGGGACATATTACAGGGAAAGTACCTGGTAAAGGAAAAACAGTTGCTTTACGTGCTGATATGGATGCATTGCCTATTCAGGAATCGAATAGCTCTTCATACTGTTCTATTAACGATGGGGTAATGCATGCTTGTGGACACGATGTACATACCGCTTCACTTCTTGGTGCAGCAAAAATTATTAAGCAATTAGAAGACTCTTTCTCAGGGACAATTGTATTGATTTTTCAACCGGGAGAAGAAGAACACCCTGGGGGAGCAAAGTTACTATTAGAAGAAGGTGTATTACAAAAATTCAGTCCAGATATTATTCTAGGTCAACATGTGCTTCCTGAGATGGAAGTAGGCCATGTCGGGTTCCGTTCGGGGATGTATATGGCTTCAGGAGATGAAATCCATTTTAAAGTAAAAGGAAAAGGTGGACACGGTGCACTACCACATAAGATAACAGACACAGTACTTACAACTGCTCATGTTATCACTTCACTACAACAAATTGTAAGTAGAAATGCCCCTGCTACTATTCCAACAGTTTTATCATTTGGGAAAGTGATTGCAGATGGTGCTACAAATATTATTCCTAATGAAGTAACAGTTGCTGGTACATTTAGGACTATGGATGAGACATGGAGAGCGGAAGCAAAAAGAAGAATGGTAGAGATTGGTAATGGTGTTGCTTCTTCGATGGGAGCTAAAATTGAGATGGACATTAAACATGGATATCCTGTTCTTCATAATGACGAAAAGGTTACACAAAGAGCCAAGCAATATGCAACAGAACTTCTTGGAGAAGTTAATGTGGAAGAGATGGATCTCAGAATGACATGTGAAGACTTTGCATATTACTCTCTTTCTTATCCTGTATGTTTTATGAGATTTGGTGTAAGAGCAAAAGGAGAAGAACCAAAAGGTGGATTGCACACACCGAAGTTTGATATTGACGAGAATGCCCTCAAAACATCGATGGCTAACTTAGCATATTTAGCTATACGATTTATTAATGAGTAA
- a CDS encoding sulfite exporter TauE/SafE family protein has product MGINEILQLGIIGLIAGIVGGALGVGGGIVLIPALAMFFGMSQHMAQGTSIAILLPPTGILAAMTYHKQGFINWKYAFIIMIVFVLGAWIGAKFSVSLPDKTLKKVFAIYLVIVGVKMFFGK; this is encoded by the coding sequence ATGGGAATAAATGAAATTTTACAACTAGGAATTATTGGATTAATAGCAGGTATCGTTGGTGGTGCATTAGGTGTTGGAGGAGGAATTGTTTTAATCCCAGCTTTAGCCATGTTCTTTGGTATGTCACAACATATGGCACAAGGGACAAGCATCGCAATACTACTACCACCTACAGGTATATTAGCAGCAATGACCTATCATAAACAAGGCTTTATCAACTGGAAATATGCCTTCATTATTATGATAGTCTTTGTCCTTGGAGCATGGATTGGTGCCAAATTTAGCGTATCACTTCCCGACAAAACACTAAAGAAAGTATTTGCTATATACCTAGTCATTGTTGGCGTAAAAATGTTCTTTGGTAAATAG
- a CDS encoding group III truncated hemoglobin produces the protein MNDITNIEDIKKMVDIFYDKVSKDPILSPIFDKVIAGNWDHHLEKMYRFWGSMLLEQNNYYGNPLSKHIPLNLEETHFERWLLLFTQTIHENFHGEVANFALMKANNIAKVFQHRISAFKDPNFRMQ, from the coding sequence ATGAATGATATTACAAACATTGAGGACATTAAAAAGATGGTAGACATCTTTTATGATAAAGTATCGAAAGATCCAATCTTATCGCCAATTTTTGATAAAGTAATAGCAGGTAATTGGGATCACCATTTAGAAAAGATGTACAGGTTTTGGGGATCTATGCTACTCGAACAAAACAATTACTATGGCAACCCATTGAGTAAACATATCCCTCTTAATCTAGAAGAGACACATTTTGAAAGATGGCTCCTTCTCTTCACCCAAACAATACATGAGAACTTTCATGGAGAGGTTGCGAATTTTGCATTAATGAAGGCGAACAACATTGCCAAAGTATTTCAACATCGAATCTCTGCTTTTAAAGATCCTAATTTTAGAATGCAATAG
- the purB gene encoding adenylosuccinate lyase encodes MKLNNLTAISPVDGRYRDKVATLGEYFSEYALIKYRVFVEVEYFIALCELPLPQLKEFDKSKYEAIRKIHLDFSEEDALRIKEIESVTNHDVKAVEYFIKEKFDALNIAEPKEFIHFGLTSQDINNTSVPCTIKDAIKEVYMPLLESLIEKLTTLSEEWKQVSMLARTHGQPASPTRLGKEMLVYVERLNVQLELLKGIPCYAKFGGATGNFNAHMVAYPEIDWVQFANNFVNEHLQLERSQLTTQIAHYDNYSATFDNIKRINTIILDLNRDMWTYISMGYFKQKIKKGEVGSSAMPHKVNPIDFENSEGNIGIANAVFEHLSAKLPVSRLQRDLTDSTVLRNIGVPFAHTVISMKSTLKGLEKVLLNSDELEKDLEDNWAVVAEAIQTILRREAYPNPYEALKELTRTNKKINQEVIHEFISTLEVSDAIKEELRVITPQNYTGVIF; translated from the coding sequence ATGAAACTGAATAATCTTACAGCAATATCACCTGTTGATGGTAGATATAGAGACAAAGTTGCAACATTGGGCGAGTATTTTTCTGAATATGCATTGATTAAATATCGCGTATTTGTTGAAGTGGAATACTTTATTGCACTATGCGAACTTCCATTACCTCAATTAAAAGAATTTGATAAGTCAAAATACGAAGCGATTCGTAAAATTCATCTTGATTTTTCAGAAGAAGATGCGCTACGTATCAAAGAGATCGAATCTGTCACAAACCACGATGTAAAGGCAGTAGAGTACTTCATAAAGGAGAAGTTTGATGCGTTGAATATTGCTGAGCCAAAAGAGTTTATTCATTTTGGATTAACTTCACAAGATATCAACAACACTTCTGTTCCATGTACTATTAAAGATGCAATCAAAGAGGTTTATATGCCACTTCTTGAATCTTTGATTGAAAAATTAACGACATTGTCAGAAGAGTGGAAACAAGTTTCCATGTTGGCTAGAACACATGGACAACCAGCTTCTCCAACTCGTTTAGGAAAAGAGATGCTTGTATATGTGGAGCGTTTAAATGTACAACTAGAACTATTAAAGGGAATTCCTTGTTATGCTAAGTTTGGTGGTGCTACAGGAAACTTCAATGCACATATGGTCGCATATCCAGAAATTGACTGGGTTCAATTTGCGAATAACTTTGTAAACGAACACCTTCAATTAGAGCGATCTCAATTGACTACTCAAATTGCTCACTATGATAACTATAGTGCAACTTTTGACAACATCAAACGTATCAACACGATTATCCTAGATCTTAACAGAGATATGTGGACCTATATATCGATGGGATACTTTAAACAAAAGATCAAAAAAGGAGAAGTAGGATCCTCGGCAATGCCACACAAAGTAAATCCTATTGACTTCGAGAATTCAGAAGGTAACATCGGTATTGCAAATGCCGTTTTTGAACATCTTTCTGCAAAGCTTCCTGTTTCTAGACTTCAAAGAGATCTTACCGATTCAACTGTACTAAGGAATATAGGTGTTCCATTTGCACACACAGTAATCTCTATGAAATCAACACTTAAGGGATTAGAAAAAGTACTTCTTAATAGTGATGAACTAGAAAAGGATCTTGAAGATAATTGGGCTGTCGTAGCTGAAGCTATTCAGACAATTCTAAGAAGAGAAGCTTATCCAAACCCTTATGAAGCATTGAAAGAACTTACTAGAACAAATAAAAAGATCAACCAAGAGGTGATTCATGAGTTTATCTCCACATTAGAGGTTAGCGATGCAATCAAAGAAGAGTTGAGAGTTATCACTCCACAGAATTACACTGGAGTAATCTTTTAA
- a CDS encoding alpha-L-fucosidase, with amino-acid sequence MRLLKPLVWVLFLIGSMNGLAQKKTDKLLPYSKKTSEKLWKKIDSRPVPAWYQKAKFGIFIHWGPYSVPSWSPVGTYTEWYQKWLVSKSIFGNNNPDSKAIPNFQDNVYGTESSYYDFGRMFKAELYDPTSWAKLFKKAGAKYVILTSKHHDGFTLWPNKQAQDMRQVKWNAGETGAKKDLVAPYMEAMREAGLKAGLYYSLYEWYHPWYMESNPRFVTEHYHPQFKDLVNKYAPDMIFADGAWDHDDQFWRSGELLTWLYEESPCKDYVVINDRWFKGCRHKHGGYMTTEYEVKGLEIDKPWEENRGMGFSFGYNRAENIENYTSPKALVLMLCDLVSMGGNLLLNVGPKADGTIPVIMQERLLQIGQWLDLNGEAIYDTHKWKRSFQWSKGNKVFDNKNVSYVGGDYILKQTINPPKGMATKEVLFTAKGDDVYAIVPKWPGNNLHIKDLKVSKDTKITLLGYNGPLSFKKTKGGIVVDFPNYDPNGKLVDYAYVLKITKVK; translated from the coding sequence ATGAGATTACTTAAGCCTTTAGTATGGGTCTTATTTCTTATTGGGTCAATGAATGGACTAGCTCAAAAAAAGACGGATAAGCTATTACCATATTCTAAAAAGACTTCTGAAAAATTATGGAAAAAGATCGACAGTAGACCTGTACCTGCATGGTATCAAAAAGCCAAATTTGGTATTTTCATTCATTGGGGGCCATACTCAGTCCCATCATGGTCTCCAGTTGGGACATACACCGAATGGTATCAAAAATGGCTTGTGAGCAAAAGTATTTTTGGAAATAACAACCCAGATTCGAAAGCAATACCAAACTTCCAGGACAATGTTTATGGAACAGAATCTTCATACTACGATTTTGGCCGCATGTTCAAAGCGGAACTATATGATCCAACATCTTGGGCTAAGCTATTCAAAAAAGCTGGAGCAAAATATGTAATACTTACTTCTAAACACCACGATGGTTTTACTCTTTGGCCTAATAAGCAAGCACAAGATATGAGACAAGTAAAATGGAATGCTGGCGAAACAGGCGCAAAAAAAGATCTGGTTGCACCTTATATGGAGGCAATGAGAGAAGCGGGTCTGAAAGCTGGTTTATACTACAGTCTTTACGAATGGTATCACCCTTGGTATATGGAATCGAATCCACGTTTTGTAACGGAGCACTATCATCCTCAATTTAAAGATCTAGTAAACAAATATGCTCCTGATATGATTTTTGCAGATGGTGCATGGGATCATGATGATCAATTTTGGAGAAGTGGAGAGCTTCTTACTTGGCTGTATGAAGAGTCACCTTGTAAAGACTATGTCGTAATTAATGATCGCTGGTTCAAAGGGTGTAGACATAAACATGGTGGATACATGACCACAGAGTACGAAGTGAAAGGATTAGAGATTGACAAACCGTGGGAAGAGAACAGAGGAATGGGATTCTCATTTGGATACAATCGTGCTGAAAATATTGAAAACTATACTTCGCCTAAAGCATTAGTATTGATGCTATGTGATTTGGTTAGTATGGGGGGAAACCTTCTCTTGAATGTTGGTCCCAAAGCAGATGGTACAATCCCAGTCATAATGCAAGAACGTCTTCTACAGATTGGACAATGGCTAGACTTGAATGGTGAAGCAATATACGATACTCATAAATGGAAAAGATCATTCCAATGGTCAAAAGGAAACAAAGTCTTTGATAATAAAAATGTATCGTATGTTGGAGGCGATTATATTTTAAAGCAGACAATCAATCCTCCGAAGGGAATGGCTACAAAAGAGGTTCTATTCACAGCAAAAGGCGATGACGTATATGCGATAGTTCCTAAATGGCCAGGCAATAACCTCCATATTAAAGATCTAAAGGTGTCTAAAGACACAAAAATTACTCTATTAGGATATAACGGCCCGTTATCTTTTAAAAAGACTAAAGGCGGTATTGTTGTTGATTTTCCGAACTATGATCCTAATGGAAAACTTGTTGACTATGCATATGTTCTTAAAATCACGAAAGTAAAATAA
- a CDS encoding family 20 glycosylhydrolase — protein MRNNIITTCFFLFFIVLFYGCKDTEEKSVSTVLLPRAKQEIHNNGTFVSSSTLKVMSNTALLRGVEKIGSEILKNSVGVTLERSKTDINIKLFLIKSSAIPKEGYQLSVSEEGIVIKAVDKCGILYGLQSLSQLVRKIDTDKIEIPFVKINDSPKYPYRGLDLDLCRHFYKIKDLKSLIDVMSYLKMNKLILELADDEGWRIEIKSLPKLQSISAFRSSIGFTQNQVFGHNKDDKSVYGGYYTQSEMRDLVRYAKYRNVEIIPQVEVANHLIAASRAYHFLECTSDEAKISGELSSTTCYSNDRCLKFWDQVIGELSHVFESPYIHVGGGVIKCNLDYMCESCQNLVKSGKFKTTEAIHFDYMKKIETLVHKYGKKVLGWNKVYRYSKDPSSMAMVWQSTQAARFNVKNNHPVILCPQRKFSFKMDQNLHGDYKGKRGVLTLRDVYDFIPSFSKVDSKFLGSLVKGVSAILWTPNSPTFDVACMRLFPRLFAVSELGWYGFENKDWDNFRSRQQNMIRYVNDRMMAHGKLSHKVFFKTIKLDNGQLGLTLSNDAGDPIRYTVDGSKPDIHSALYTTPIPVDGLMIVKALPLCNDGLKSQVFGRKLFDHKALFCNVRYKYPYSYDLGECRSRALVDGIVNNYQTIELEDMDVTLDLGEEKEIFHITTKWASRPKKSIFEPKSVIYKVSKDGVKFRTIFQMMYSADSKESHERLVECFPGGLKARYINVIGKNRRINPSWHNFPDRYSWLNLDEVVIE, from the coding sequence ATGAGAAATAATATTATTACAACCTGTTTTTTTCTGTTTTTTATAGTTCTTTTTTATGGGTGTAAAGACACCGAGGAAAAGAGTGTTTCTACCGTTTTGCTACCTAGAGCTAAACAAGAGATCCATAATAATGGAACATTTGTATCTTCATCTACTTTGAAAGTGATGAGTAATACCGCTTTATTGCGTGGAGTTGAAAAGATAGGGAGTGAAATATTAAAAAACAGTGTAGGGGTAACTTTGGAACGGTCAAAAACGGATATTAATATCAAGTTGTTTTTGATTAAATCGTCGGCCATTCCAAAAGAAGGTTATCAACTTTCTGTTTCCGAAGAAGGGATCGTTATCAAGGCTGTAGATAAGTGTGGTATTTTATATGGTCTTCAATCATTATCTCAACTTGTGAGAAAGATTGATACGGATAAAATTGAGATTCCGTTTGTTAAGATTAATGACTCACCTAAATATCCATATCGTGGATTAGATTTAGATTTATGTCGTCACTTCTACAAAATAAAAGATTTAAAGAGCCTTATTGACGTGATGTCTTATCTTAAGATGAATAAATTGATTCTTGAGTTGGCAGATGATGAAGGGTGGCGTATTGAGATTAAATCGTTACCAAAACTACAATCGATTTCGGCATTTCGTTCTTCTATAGGTTTTACACAGAATCAGGTTTTTGGACATAATAAAGACGATAAGTCTGTTTATGGAGGATATTACACCCAATCAGAGATGAGGGATCTAGTACGTTATGCCAAATATCGTAACGTAGAAATTATACCACAAGTGGAAGTTGCGAATCACTTAATCGCAGCATCCAGAGCTTATCATTTCTTAGAATGTACATCTGATGAAGCAAAGATATCTGGCGAATTGTCTTCTACGACATGTTATAGTAATGATAGGTGTTTAAAGTTTTGGGATCAAGTAATCGGTGAATTATCACATGTTTTTGAGTCTCCATATATTCATGTTGGGGGAGGGGTCATAAAATGTAATTTAGATTATATGTGTGAAAGCTGTCAAAATTTGGTTAAGTCAGGCAAGTTCAAGACTACAGAAGCGATACATTTTGATTATATGAAGAAGATCGAAACTTTAGTTCATAAATATGGAAAAAAAGTTCTTGGATGGAATAAAGTTTATCGATATTCAAAAGATCCTTCTTCCATGGCTATGGTATGGCAAAGTACACAAGCAGCACGATTTAATGTAAAGAACAATCATCCAGTGATCTTATGTCCACAACGTAAGTTTTCGTTTAAAATGGATCAAAATTTACATGGAGATTATAAAGGAAAAAGAGGTGTTCTTACCTTGAGAGATGTGTATGATTTTATTCCATCTTTTTCTAAAGTCGACTCTAAGTTTCTTGGTTCTTTGGTAAAAGGGGTTTCAGCTATATTATGGACACCTAATTCTCCAACATTTGATGTGGCCTGTATGCGTCTTTTCCCACGCCTATTTGCCGTTTCAGAATTAGGATGGTATGGTTTTGAGAACAAAGATTGGGATAACTTTAGATCTCGTCAACAAAATATGATCAGATATGTAAACGATCGTATGATGGCACATGGAAAATTATCGCATAAAGTGTTTTTTAAAACTATTAAGTTAGATAATGGTCAACTTGGTCTTACACTAAGTAATGATGCGGGGGATCCAATTCGATATACTGTTGATGGGTCTAAACCTGATATACATTCTGCACTTTATACAACCCCAATTCCGGTTGACGGATTAATGATTGTAAAGGCTCTGCCTTTGTGTAACGATGGGTTAAAATCGCAAGTGTTTGGAAGGAAACTATTCGATCACAAAGCATTATTTTGTAATGTTCGTTATAAATACCCTTACTCTTATGATCTAGGGGAGTGTCGTTCTCGTGCATTGGTCGATGGTATTGTGAATAATTATCAAACCATTGAGTTGGAAGATATGGATGTAACATTGGATTTAGGGGAAGAGAAAGAGATTTTTCATATAACAACAAAATGGGCTTCACGACCTAAAAAGTCGATATTTGAACCTAAATCTGTTATATATAAGGTGTCAAAGGATGGAGTGAAGTTTCGAACTATTTTCCAAATGATGTATTCTGCAGACAGTAAGGAATCGCATGAAAGACTTGTAGAGTGTTTTCCGGGTGGTTTAAAAGCAAGATATATAAATGTAATAGGAAAGAATAGACGAATCAATCCTAGTTGGCATAATTTCCCAGATCGTTATTCTTGGTTGAATCTAGATGAAGTGGTAATAGAGTAA